The following coding sequences are from one Ctenopharyngodon idella isolate HZGC_01 chromosome 17, HZGC01, whole genome shotgun sequence window:
- the LOC127498614 gene encoding tetratricopeptide repeat protein 8-like isoform X1: MEVTVTMDPLFLAWSCCRRRKFQRCSDICSKLLSESPYDQAAWSLKTRALTEMVYIDEVEVDQEGIAEMMLDESSIAQVARPGTSLRLLGTSQGGAPTPAVRPMTQSGRPITGFVRPSTLSGRPETMEQAIRTPRTASTARPVTSASGRFVRLGTASMLTNPDGPFINLSRLNLAKYAKRPNLSKTLFEYIFHHENDVKNALDLAALATEHAQFRDWWWKVQLGKCYYRLGLHREAEKQFRSALTHQEFVDTYLYLAKVYQRLDQPITALNVFKQGLDHFPAEVTLLTGIARIHEEMNNVISATEYYKEVLKQDNTHVEAIACIGSNHFYTDQPEIALRFYRRLLQMGVFNCQLYNNLGLCCFYAQQYDMTLSSFERALALVSSDEEQADVWYNLGHVAVGIGDLTLAYQCFKLALAFNNNHGEAYNNLAVLELRKGRIEQAKAFLQTAASLSPHMYEPHFNFATLSDKVGDLQSSYTAAQKSEDAFPEHVDTQQILKNLRQHFATL; encoded by the exons ATGGAGGTGACAGTCACGATGGACCCGCTGTTTCTGGCCTGGAGCTGCTGCAGGAGACGGAAGTTCCAGAGATGCTCCGATATTTGCTCAAAGCTCTTATCAGAAAGCCCGTATGACCAG GCGGCGTGGAGCTTGAAGACCCGGGCTCTGACGGAGATGGTGTACATCGATGAGGTGGAGGTGGATCAGGAAGGCATCGCTGAGATGATGTTGGATGAGAGCTCCATCGCTCAGGTGGCAC GTCCAGGAACATCACTGAGACTTCTGGGAACGAGCCAGGGCGGAGCGCCCACTCCAGCTGTCAG ACCAATGACTCAGTCAGGACGTCCCATCACAGGATTTGTGAGACCTAGTACACTGTCTGGTAGACCAGAGACGATGGAGCAGGCCATCAGAACGCCTCGAACAGCAAGCACAGCCCGTCCGGTCACCAGCGCTTCTGGGAGATTCGTCAGGCTGGGAACG GCCTCCATGCTAACAAATCCAGATGGGCCATTCATTAACCTTTCTAGGTTAAACTTGGCAAAGTACGCCAAGAGACCGAACTTGTCCAAG ACCTTGTTTGAATACATCTTTCATCatgaaaatgatgtaaaaaat GCATTAGATCTGGCTGCTCTGGCCACGGAGCACGCTCAGTTCAGAGACTGGTGGTGGAAAGTACAGCTGGGAAAATGCTATTACAG ACTCGGTTTGCACCGTGAAGCTGAGAAGCAGTTCCGATCAGCTCTCACTCACCAAGAATTTGTGGATACTTACCTCTACCTTGCAAAG GTGTATCAGCGTCTGGATCAGCCCATCACGGCTCTGAATGTGTTTAAGCAAGGCTTGGATCACTTCCCAGCGGAGGTCACGCTGCTCACGGGAATCGCACGCATCCatgag GAAATGAATAACGTGATCTCGGCCACAGAGTACTACAAAGAAGTCTTGAAGCAGGACAACACACATGTGGAGGCCATCGCCTGTATTGGCAGCAATCATTTTTACACAGACCAGCCAGAGATCGCCCTGCGCTTTTACAG GCGTTTGCTGCAGATGGGGGTGTTCAACTGCCAGCTGTATAACAATCTGGGCCTGTGCTGCTTCTACGCCCAGCAGTATGACATGACCCTGTCGTCCTTCGAGCGAGCATTAGCCCTGGTGTCCAGTGATGAGGAACAGGCTGATGTCTGGTATAATCTGGGACATGTTGCAGTG GGCATTGGTGACTTGACTCTGGCTTACCAATGCTTCAAACTGGCCTTGGCTTTCAACAACAACCATGGTGAAGCTTACAATAACTTGGCCGTATTGGAGCTACGGAAAGGCCGGATTGAGCAG GCGAAAGCTTTTCTGCAGACGGCTGCTTCATTGTCTCCTCACATGTATGAACCACATTTTAACTTCGCCACACTCTCTGATAAG GTTGGAGATCTTCAGAGTAGTTACACGGCTGCTCAGAAATCAGAGGATGCGTTTCCTGAGCATGTGGACACTCAGCAGATCCTGAAAAACCTCAGACAGCATTTTGCCACTCTATAA
- the LOC127498614 gene encoding tetratricopeptide repeat protein 8-like isoform X2: MEVTVTMDPLFLAWSCCRRRKFQRCSDICSKLLSESPYDQAAWSLKTRALTEMVYIDEVEVDQEGIAEMMLDESSIAQVARPGTSLRLLGTSQGGAPTPAVRPMTQSGRPITGFVRPSTLSGRPETMEQAIRTPRTASTARPVTSASGRFVRLGTASMLTNPDGPFINLSRLNLAKYAKRPNLSKTLFEYIFHHENDVKNALDLAALATEHAQFRDWWWKVQLGKCYYRLGLHREAEKQFRSALTHQEFVDTYLYLAKVYQRLDQPITALNVFKQGLDHFPAEVTLLTGIARIHEEMNNVISATEYYKEVLKQDNTHVEAIACIGSNHFYTDQPEIALRFYRRLLQMGVFNCQLYNNLGLCCFYAQQYDMTLSSFERALALVSSDEEQADVWYNLGHVAVGIGDLTLAYQCFKLALAFNNNHGEAYNNLAVLELRKGRIEQAKAFLQTAASLSPHMYEPHFNFATLSDKVGDLQSSYTAAQKSEDAFPEHVDTQQILKNLRQHFATL, translated from the exons ATGGAGGTGACAGTCACGATGGACCCGCTGTTTCTGGCCTGGAGCTGCTGCAGGAGACGGAAGTTCCAGAGATGCTCCGATATTTGCTCAAAGCTCTTATCAGAAAGCCCGTATGACCAG GCGGCGTGGAGCTTGAAGACCCGGGCTCTGACGGAGATGGTGTACATCGATGAGGTGGAGGTGGATCAGGAAGGCATCGCTGAGATGATGTTGGATGAGAGCTCCATCGCTCAGGTGGCAC GTCCAGGAACATCACTGAGACTTCTGGGAACGAGCCAGGGCGGAGCGCCCACTCCAGCTGTCAG ACCAATGACTCAGTCAGGACGTCCCATCACAGGATTTGTGAGACCTAGTACACTGTCTGGTAGACCAGAGACGATGGAGCAGGCCATCAGAACGCCTCGAACAGCAAGCACAGCCCGTCCGGTCACCAGCGCTTCTGGGAGATTCGTCAGGCTGGGAACG GCCTCCATGCTAACAAATCCAGATGGGCCATTCATTAACCTTTCTAGGTTAAACTTGGCAAAGTACGCCAAGAGACCGAACTTGTCCAAG ACCTTGTTTGAATACATCTTTCATCatgaaaatgatgtaaaaaat GCATTAGATCTGGCTGCTCTGGCCACGGAGCACGCTCAGTTCAGAGACTGGTGGTGGAAAGTACAGCTGGGAAAATGCTATTACAG ACTCGGTTTGCACCGTGAAGCTGAGAAGCAGTTCCGATCAGCTCTCACTCACCAAGAATTTGTGGATACTTACCTCTACCTTGCAAAG GTGTATCAGCGTCTGGATCAGCCCATCACGGCTCTGAATGTGTTTAAGCAAGGCTTGGATCACTTCCCAGCGGAGGTCACGCTGCTCACGGGAATCGCACGCATCCatgag GAAATGAATAACGTGATCTCGGCCACAGAGTACTACAAAGAAGTCTTGAAGCAGGACAACACACATGTGGAGGCCATCGCCTGTATTGGCAGCAATCATTTTTACACAGACCAGCCAGAGATCGCCCTGCGCTTTTACAG GCGTTTGCTGCAGATGGGGGTGTTCAACTGCCAGCTGTATAACAATCTGGGCCTGTGCTGCTTCTACGCCCAGCAGTATGACATGACCCTGTCGTCCTTCGAGCGAGCATTAGCCCTGGTGTCCAGTGATGAGGAACAGGCTGATGTCTGGTATAATCTGGGACATGTTGCAGTG GGCATTGGTGACTTGACTCTGGCTTACCAATGCTTCAAACTGGCCTTGGCTTTCAACAACAACCATGGTGAAGCTTACAATAACTTGGCCGTATTGGAGCTACGGAAAGGCCGGATTGAGCAG GCGAAAGCTTTTCTGCAGACGGCTGCTTCATTGTCTCCTCACATGTATGAACCACATTTTAACTTCGCCACACTCTCTGATAAG
- the LOC127498617 gene encoding putative E3 ubiquitin-protein ligase UBR7, which translates to MMDQCAVDELYEAFAVLAGSDPDHCSYPKGYMKRQAVFACNTCVQAGMEPAGVCLACANACHDGHDICELYTKRNFRCDCGNEKFHGFKCKLHTGKEGRNVKNSYNHNYFGRYCSCDRPYPDEDDQVNEEMIQCIVCEDWFHEKHLDSPAVDGDELTEMICIHCMNRAPFLWTYAAHLAGSLLNKQSLCTVHVNADNTSDEKGKCSSVHDTPSTCQEEGTDTAGAMGRDSVTVRSDQQHCEAGKCVLKELKAEDAASARKAAVFWPYYWRAKLCRCTDCKRMYVESGVPFLLDESDTLLAYEEKAKTEALTSDDLLLSCLTSLTSMTSLTHVQQLEVIYQYNDLKDELREFLQQSSNQSKEVTPERFRDFLEELQARKRRRLN; encoded by the exons atGATGGATCAGTGTGCAGTAGATGAACTGTATGAAGCGTTCGCTGTTCTGGCCGGAAGTGACCCTGATCACTGCTCTTATCCAAAG GGCTACATGAAGAGACAGGCAGTGTTTGCATGTAACACGTGTGTTCAGGCTGGCATGGAGCCGGCCGGTGTGTGTCTGGCCTGTGCAAACGCGTGTCATGATGGGCATGACATCTGTGAACTTTACACCAAAAG GAATTTTCGTTGTGATTGTGGCAATGAGAAATTTCATGGCTTCAAATGCAAACTTCATACG GGAAAAGAAGGGCGAAATGTGAAGAACTCGTACAATCACAACTATTTTGGCCGTTACTGCTCGTGTGACCGGCCATATCCTGATGAAGAtgatcag GTTAATGAAGAAATGATCCAGTGCATCGTGTGTGAAGACTGGTTCCACGAGAAG CATCTGGATTCTCCAGCGGTGGACGGTGACGAGCTGACGGAGATGATCTGCATTCACTGCATGAATCGAGCGCCGTTCCTCTGGACGTATGCGGCTCATTTAGCAG GTTCTCTTTTGAATAAACAAAGCCTTTGTACAGTGCATGTGAATGCTGATAATACATCAGATGAAAAGGGAAAATGTTCAAGTGTCCATGATACGCCCTCAACGTGTCAGGAAGAAGGG ACTGATACAGCCGGAGCCATGGGCCGTGATTCAGTAACGGTTCGCTCAGATCAACAGCACTGCGAAGCTGGCAAATGCGTTTTAAAAGAGCTGAAGGCCGAAGATGCGGCAAGTGCAAGGAAAGCTGCTGTGTTCTGGCCTTACTACTGGAGAGCGAAACTCTGCCGATGCACCGACTGCAAG AGAATGTATGTAGAGTCGGGTGTTCCTTTCCTGCTGGATGAGTCGGACACGCTGCTCGCATATGAGGAGAAAGCCAAAACTGAAGCGCTGACGAGTGACGACCTGCTGCTGTCCTGCCTGACCTCTCTGACCTCAATGACCTCTCTGACCCACGTGCAGCAGCTCGAGGTCATTTACC AGTACAATGACTTGAAAGATGAGCTGCGTGAGTTTCTTCAACAGTCGTCAAACCAGAGTAAG GAGGTGACACCTGAGCGTTTCCGGGATTTTTTGGAGGAACTGCAGGCAAGAAAGCGGAGACGGTTAAACTGA